The Methanolacinia paynteri sequence CTGTTCGCATTCTACTTCGTAATATACCTGATTACCATTTTCTTCAAAGGTGCCGTCATTTCGAACGCAACCGAGGTAATGAAGGGAAATAATCCTACAATGGGGCAGGGAATAGGAGCTTCGGCCTCGCATATCGGAAAGCTTGCGATATGGGCATTGATCCAGGCGACAATCGGGCTTATCCTGAGTATGGTCCGCAACAGGGACAATATCGTTGCAACGATTGTATCCTCGCTCATCGCAGCCGCATGGGAGCTCGTCACGTTCTTCGTAATCCCTATCCTCATATTCGAAGAACAGGGCATCCCGGGCTCGATCAAGGAATCATGGAACCTTTTCAAGAAGACCTGGGGCGAAACGGTGGTATCCGGGTTTTCTTTCGTTCTTATCTATATTCCCGCATTCATCCTGTTCTTCCTTGCAATAGGATCAATCGCTCTCGGGATACAGACCGTGACGATCGCAGCATTCGGGCTCTTCCTGATCGTTCTGCTTGCAACCGCTGTTCTGGCGTCGACTCTCCACGGAATCCTCGTAGCACTGCTCTATAACTTTGCAAAGACCGGTGAGATCCCGGACATGATCGATCGCGATCTCATCGAGAATGCGTTTGTCGAATCGAAGAAAAAGAAGACCCCCGCATATTCAGGCGGCGGAAACATCTGAAAAAATCCTTTCATTCAAAAAAAAGGAAGTCAAATAATTTATAAAACCTCATCTATTTCTCTCTGGAGCGTTTTGAACTGTGACTTCCAGTCCCTGATCTGAGCAAGATTCTGCGAGCAGAATTCATCAATTTTCTCCGAATCCGAACTTTCCTGTTTTTCTACAAGCTTATCTTCAAGAACGTCCAGATCGGATAAAAACGATTCAATCAGGTCATGCATATCATGCATTGCAGATCGTGCACGCTGAACATTACGGGCCTCCGCTGCATCTTCCATATTATTCGCTATCCGGAGCATTTCGGGCAGGCGAACAGAAACGGAATCGATAAAATCAGACATATATTCCATGGCGAATAACCCGGCATCCAGATCCTCCCTCTCGCTTTCAGTAAGAGCCGAACGGTCGATACCGGCCATTATCGTATTTATCTCGTTCATATCGGATTTCAGAACTGCTAATCGGGATTGCACTTCAACAGAATCAGAGTTCCCTGGGTCACTCAGATAGACATTCATGTCGGCAATTTCAGATTCAACGTTCTCCATAAGCGGTTCCGCCTGTTCCAGCTGACGTGTGATCTCAGCTCTTTTGCTGATAGAATCGAGACATCCCGACGAGACAGAAATAACGATGAATAAAAGGATTAAAACTACTACAAGTCCCCGGTTATTTACAGAATTTTTTTTCTTTTCATTAAAGGGCATAATTTCCCCCCCGCAATATAACAAAATCGGTAACAATTCATTTTAATATTGCGAATTATTTTCACAACACCGGACCGACTGTTCCCGGAACATGTGATGATAATATCAAAAAAGCAAAAAAAGATTTCAGGGAGAATTATAAAAAAATTATATCGAAATCCCTGCAAAATTCAAAACAATGAGCAGGATCGCACCAGGGAGGCCGCCGAGTGCACAGACGAGGACTGCTCCCCAGGTGAGTTTGAACGATTCCATTCCGAGAATATTGAGCTGGCTGATAATTACAATCGTGACTATTCCGACGATCGAATTGACAATCAGCGTCGTTACGTTCTTTAGGAAATACCAAAGCACTATGACAATACCTGCCGCGATAAGGACAGTGATCAGCGTATCAATCATTACTATTTACCAACGACCCGAAGATTATTAAATCTCACCGAGGGCATAATCACGTTTCCAAGCTCCCTCGGCTCTTTCGACACACCCGCTATCGATTTAAGCATTTCAAAGACATTCCCGGAGAGCATCGCCGCCCGGACAGCATCGGTATCCTCTCCTCCTTCCCTCCAAGTCGAGTTGGAGGTCTCGACCGAGAAGTCGCCGGTAATACCGTTCGCGGTATGTGCGCCAATTACGTCGTGGACATAGAGAACCTTCTCGTCGAAGATATCCTGCCTTTCGCCTTCGAAGTAGAGGTTGTGGAAACCTATCGAGGGGGAATCGCCGGATCTGACAGCACTGCCGGTCGATTTCTCGCCGTACCTGTATGCGGTTTTCAAGTCATACGAAAATTCGTTTACGACCCCGTCCTTAATAAGATCCAGGACCCTCGTCGGGACACCTTCAGCATCCCTAACCCACGAACCCTGCCCATGGAAGGGATCGTCCCTGAGAGTAAACGACTCGTCAAGACACTGCTCCCCGAGCTTATCGGCGAAATAAGATCGCCCGGCCTTCACGTTTTTCCCTGACAGTGCCGGAACGACAATTCCTCCGATAAGCTGGCTGGCAGCAATCGGTGAGAGGACGACATCATACGTCCCGGTGTCGATCTCCCCGGCACCCACAGAATGTGCTGCAAGGTATGCCGCCTGCTTCCCGACATCATACGGATTGATCCTGTCGGCAAAGCAGACAATGTCGCTCTCGTATCCGGTCGAAGTCCCGGATATGGTCTCCAGGGAAACACCGATCCGGGTTCTGGATCCTTCATATATGAGACCTGCTGAATTTGCCAGTTTATAAGATGAAGCAGACGCCGAAGCACCGCCTCCTGCGACATCTACAGAATATTCCGAGGCACCGTTAAGCAGATCCTCGATATATCCTGAAATAAGAGATGAATCGAGAACAAGCTTCTCGTCGAATACGCTCTCCGGCGTTCCGTTCGTTGCAGACGGACCCGGAAGACCTTCCCAGTCCTGCCCTGCGGCAAATTTAGAACCGGCCTTCGCCGCATCAAGGCATTTTTCCCATCTTGTGGGATCGTTCGTAGTCGAGCACCCTATCTTTCCGCCGTCGATAATACGGATACAGAAGACCCACGAATCCGAGACGCCTGCCTCGCCAATCTCCCGACCCTTAAGGGTGGCATGGATGCTCTTCCCGGATTCGTAGGCCACCTCGACCTCGTCCGCTATCTTCTGTCCCTTCCGGATGATATCGTCGATTATAGAATCGCTGTCGAACTCAGACACCCTGACCACCTACCACTGCGTCTCTCAGAAGGACATGCGGCGATCCGTCCGTAACCGGGACGGACTGCCCGCCTTTTCCGCAATAACCCTGGTTGAGCCGCAGGTCGTTGCCGCAGAGGACGATGTTGTGCATCGTTTTCAGGATATCGCCTGAGAGGGAGACGTCCCTTATCATACCCGCGAGTTCGCCGTTCTCGATCACATAGCCGTATTCGGCGTTGAACTGGAAGACCCCCCTGCCGGGATCGACCTGTCCTCCCCTCGAACCCTTCAGCAGAACACCGTTCCTGCACTCTGCCACAATCTCGTCGTATGTGGAGTCGCCATTCTCTATGAATGTGTTGCTCATCCTGACCTGGGGAACCGCTCCGCCCTCGGCACGGGCATGACCTGCATCGCCGTCGCCGATGAGTGCAAGGGTCTGCCTGTTGTGGATATATGAATTCAGAACCCCGTTTTTGATAATTGCAGTCTTCTTCGGTTTGACGCCTTCAGCATCAAGCGGCATGAACCCGAACTCGTGAAGGGTCGGATCGTCCGTGACCGAAAGAGCAGAATCGCCGATCTTCTCCCCTATGCAGCCTTTAAGCACCGAGACTCCCTCCTTGACGAGATCTCCCTCGCTCGCATGGCCGACCGCCTCGTGTGCGAATACTCCGGCGAGCTCCTGGTCCAGAACTGCGTTCATGATCCCACCCTTCGCAGGAGTCGCGTCAAGAAGCTTCAGCGCCCTTTCAGCAGCTTCCAGTCCTTTGTGCTCCTTGTGGTACATGTTCAGCCCGGCGATCGTTCTTTCGCTCTCTCTTGCCGCCTGCATGTTCCCGTTACGGCCGGCAATCGCATTAATCCCGTAACCTGACCGGCATACGGGATACGAATACTCGTTCCCGCAGGAGTCGGTGAAATAAACAGTGGAAGACCCTTCCACGTATCCCGCACGGGTGCTTACGATCCCGTCTATGCGTGCTGAAGACTCAATCGCACGGAGCAGGTCGCACTTCTCCTCAAGGGAGACGTCGGCGGGATTGTTCTCAGTTTTAGGGACATCGAGAAGGCCGGAGGGTGCATCTCCGAGAATGACCTCTTCCTCCGTAACCGATGCATAACGCATAGCTTCACGGATGAAACCCTCGATATCCTTCTTTGTTTTGCCGGAAAAATTCTCAATGATGACAAGGCCCCAGCCCTTCTTCCCGAGAACGCGGAGAAGTGCGACATCGTAAAAACTGCTTCCGGCAGAGTCGATCCTCCCGTTCTCGACATCTATATGGGTAGAGACCCCGCTCACATGCCGAATATCATAATATCTTGGTTCTTCCATTCTAAAACCCCTGAAAAATGCAATTGTAAATTATTGTGAATTATTATAATTGCGGGTGATATTCACCCGTGGAGAGGTTTTGGGGGAGCTTTTATGTTTATCTCAGAGGGAGTGATCTTTGCAAGCTCCTTTACCCTCTCCATGAAATCCTTCTTCTTCTCCGGCACAAGTGCGATATCAAGCACATCCTCGAACTTTTTGACCGGTATTATAGTGACCATCTCCTTGTAGCGATCCTCGATGAGAACGTCGGCAAGGTTCGACTCGGGAATGATGATCGTCGTAATGCCCGCCTTTGCGGCTGCCTCGATCTTGTAGGTGACTCCTCCTATGGGAAGAACGTTGCCCCTGACCGAAAGCGAACCGGTCATCGCTACGTCCTGCCTGACCGGGATTCCCTCTATTGCACTGATTACCGCTGTTGCAACGCTGACAGAGGCCGAGTCCCCCTCGACCCCGTTGTATGTCCCGATGAACTGAATGTGGATATCCATGTCCTTGATATCCTTCTGGGTCAGCTTCTTGATGATCGCACTGATGTTCTTGATCGACTCCTGTGCGATCTCCTTCAGGAGACCAGTTGCAATGACCTCTCCGCCGACCTTGCTCTGCGTCGGTGTCGCTTCCGCCATAATCGGGAGGACCTGGCCGGAATCGTGGCCGACGACCGCGAGACCGTTTACCCTTCCGATCTCGGCGCCGCTTACGACCGTCAGCTCGTACTCGCGGCTCCTCTGCGTGATCTCGCCGGAGATCTGGTCTTCGACAGACCTTGCGATCTCCTTCGCCTTCAGGACATGTTCGGCGGTCGTAATTTCCGAATCGTCCTGCCGGGCCATATCTCCTGCAACACGGATCAGCCCGCCCATGTCACGAAGCTTCAGCGTAATGTGTCCCTTCCTGTTGCTCCGCCGGCGTGCCTCTCTCATGATCTCCTCGATCGCACCCTTGTCGAACGGCGGAATTTTCCCGTCGTTCTTTACTTCCTGTGCGATGAAACGGATGAACTTCTTCTGGTTCTCCTCGGTGTCGGGCATCGAGTCCTGCATGAAGAGTTCATAACCATATCCGCGGATACGCGACCTGAGAGCCGGGTGCATCCCTTCGATAGCATCCACGTTTCCTGCCGCGATCATGACGAACCTGCACGGGACTGGCTCCGTCTTGACCATCGCACCGCTCGATCTCTCGCTCTGGCCTGTTATCGGGAACTCTCCTTCCTGAAGGGCAGTTAAGAGATTCTGCTGGGAGTGGGGCGTCAGGGTATTGATCTCGTCTATAAACAGAACTCCCTTGTTCGCCTTGTGGATCGCACCCGCCTCGACACGGTCATGTGCAGGGGTCTCAAGACCTCCGGACTGGAACGGGTCGTGGCGGACATCGCCGAGCAGTGCACCGGCATGTGCACCGGTCCCGTCGACGTAAGGTGCGTTGCCCTCCTTCTGGCTGGATACGAGCAGCTTCGGGACCATCGCCTCCTCCTTCGGCCGGGTGTACTGGAGTGCCATGAAGATGAACGCCGCACCGATGATTCCCATAAGCAGCTGGCCCGTGATTATGGCGTAACCCATTATTCCGAATACGAGGAGCATTATCATCGTATTTCTCGTCTGGGCACGCTTCTTCGCCTCGGCCTTGTGGGCGTTGACGATCTCCTTGCCTCTTCCTGCCTTGACGGTCCTTACGATCGGCGTGTTGGAGTCGTCGGAGTTGGGATAGACCAGAATGTCCTGGAGGTCCTCTTTGGGCAGAAGTTCGGCCATTGCCTTTGCAAGCATCGATTTGCCTGTACCCGGCGTTCCTATCATCATCACGTGCCTGCGCTGGATTGCGGCTTTCTTGATGACCTCGACAGCATGGTCCTGGCCGATGACCTGATCGATGAGCCTTTTTGGGACCTCGATCTCGGATGACGAGTTCAGAGTTTCAAGATCGATCTCCTCGGTCTTAATCCCCGGCTGACCGGCATCTTCGGTAGAGTGATCCCCTGTGTCGGCGGAGATAAGTTTCGGCCCTTCGCCGGGCTTCCCGGGGTCGGCAGTGAAACCGGCTTCCTCAGGAGTAGAAGGGGTTTCATTAACCGGCGATTCGACAATATCTTCCGGTTTATCGATATTTTCATTTATTGTATCTTCATTATTCATTGGTATGTGTACCTCTGACAAACGATAGTGCTTATATGGTTCATTTCGATACTTTAAGTACTTTCCAGAATAGGTAATCCTGATGAAGATCATTGGTGCAGAGCATTCCCAGGTTCTTGCGGCGAAAACCGCTCATATATTAGGCGCCGAACTGCTTTCGGCAGAATTCAGATCGTTTCCCGACGGCGAACTCTACGTAAGGGCAGATGCCCCGGCAGACGATGTGGTGATTATCGGCAGCATTACGGACAGCGACTCGTTGATCCAGCTCCTCCTGCTGATCGACGCCTGCGAAGAGGCTGACAGCCTTTCGCTTGTCATTCCTTACATGGGCTATGCAAGGCAGGACAAGAAGTTCAGGCCGGGCGAACCGATCAGTGCAAGGGCCGTTGCACTGGCTCTTTCGCAGGGAATAGACAGGGTCTATACGATCAATATCCACGAGGACACGGTCCTCGATCATTTCGAGGTTCCCGCAGAGAACATAAGCATCGCAGAGAGGATCAGCGACTACATCCGGTCGATGAAGCCTGGAAATCCGCTCATACTTGCCCCGGACGAGGGAGCCGCAGACTTTGCATCTGATGTCGCGTCCTTCGGGGGTTTCGAGCACGACCACCTGCAGAAGACACGCCTTTCGGGAACCGAAGTTAACATCGCTCCGAAGAACATGGATGCGAGCGGGAGAACGGTCTTCATAGTCGACGATATCATATCCACCGGCGGAACACTGGCGACTGCCGCAGGGATGCTGAAGGAGCAGGGTGCGGCCGAGGTGCACGCCGCATGCGTCCACGGTGTGTTTACAAACGGCGGCTATGCCAGACTTGCAGCCGCAGGCATCAAATCCGTCGCCGCCAGTGACACGATAGAGTCGGGTGCAAGCAGCTTTTCAGCGGCGGAATCGATCTCAGCTGCACTGCGTAGAAGATGAAGAGAAAGATAGTAACCGATTCGACATTCTTTTTTACCGATCTCCCCCTCGATGGAGATCTTATAGTCCCATCCGCCGTCTTTGAGGAATTAAAGGACCTCAACTCGAAGATGAGGTTTGAGAAATACCGCGAATCCGGCCTCATCGTTACCGACCCGGATAGAAAATCGGTAGAAGAGGTAAAAAAAGCCGCAACGAAGAGCGGCGACATCTCTGTTCTCTCAGCGACCGATATCGATGTGGNNNNNNNNNNNNNNNNNNNNNNNNNNNNNNNNNNNNNNNNNNNNNNNNNNNNNNNNNNNNNNNNNNNNNNNNNNNNNNNNNNNNNNNNNNNNNNNNNNNNNNNNNNNNNNNNNNNNNNNNNNNNNNNNNNNNNNNNNNNNNNNNNNNNNNNNNNNNNNNNNNNNNNNNNNNNNNNNNNNNNNNNNNNNNNNNNNNNTTAAGTGATCGCAGGCTGATTCTATTTTTATGTCATCCCTTGACGAACTCATCAACAAAGCCAGGCTTCTCCACTCGGAGGGCCGGAGCACCAGCCAGATCTCGGATGAGCTCAGCCTCTCCGCAGAGACTGTGACATGGCTCCTGACCAGGGAAAAGAGCGGAGGAGACGTGCCCAGGGACGTACTCATAGACTGGTCGAGTATAAGCTGCGATTCGAACAACCTCTGCCTTGCCGCA is a genomic window containing:
- a CDS encoding DUF6159 family protein, with translation MTGRISRGWRLFKATFAILKAEKSLALFPVISAILSLLVLVVFIFPALMIFSSTGANTESWGVTQYAMWIVFLFAFYFVIYLITIFFKGAVISNATEVMKGNNPTMGQGIGASASHIGKLAIWALIQATIGLILSMVRNRDNIVATIVSSLIAAAWELVTFFVIPILIFEEQGIPGSIKESWNLFKKTWGETVVSGFSFVLIYIPAFILFFLAIGSIALGIQTVTIAAFGLFLIVLLATAVLASTLHGILVALLYNFAKTGEIPDMIDRDLIENAFVESKKKKTPAYSGGGNI
- a CDS encoding pro-sigmaK processing inhibitor BofA family protein, coding for MIDTLITVLIAAGIVIVLWYFLKNVTTLIVNSIVGIVTIVIISQLNILGMESFKLTWGAVLVCALGGLPGAILLIVLNFAGISI
- a CDS encoding TldD/PmbA family protein, whose amino-acid sequence is MSEFDSDSIIDDIIRKGQKIADEVEVAYESGKSIHATLKGREIGEAGVSDSWVFCIRIIDGGKIGCSTTNDPTRWEKCLDAAKAGSKFAAGQDWEGLPGPSATNGTPESVFDEKLVLDSSLISGYIEDLLNGASEYSVDVAGGGASASASSYKLANSAGLIYEGSRTRIGVSLETISGTSTGYESDIVCFADRINPYDVGKQAAYLAAHSVGAGEIDTGTYDVVLSPIAASQLIGGIVVPALSGKNVKAGRSYFADKLGEQCLDESFTLRDDPFHGQGSWVRDAEGVPTRVLDLIKDGVVNEFSYDLKTAYRYGEKSTGSAVRSGDSPSIGFHNLYFEGERQDIFDEKVLYVHDVIGAHTANGITGDFSVETSNSTWREGGEDTDAVRAAMLSGNVFEMLKSIAGVSKEPRELGNVIMPSVRFNNLRVVGK
- a CDS encoding TldD/PmbA family protein: MEEPRYYDIRHVSGVSTHIDVENGRIDSAGSSFYDVALLRVLGKKGWGLVIIENFSGKTKKDIEGFIREAMRYASVTEEEVILGDAPSGLLDVPKTENNPADVSLEEKCDLLRAIESSARIDGIVSTRAGYVEGSSTVYFTDSCGNEYSYPVCRSGYGINAIAGRNGNMQAARESERTIAGLNMYHKEHKGLEAAERALKLLDATPAKGGIMNAVLDQELAGVFAHEAVGHASEGDLVKEGVSVLKGCIGEKIGDSALSVTDDPTLHEFGFMPLDAEGVKPKKTAIIKNGVLNSYIHNRQTLALIGDGDAGHARAEGGAVPQVRMSNTFIENGDSTYDEIVAECRNGVLLKGSRGGQVDPGRGVFQFNAEYGYVIENGELAGMIRDVSLSGDILKTMHNIVLCGNDLRLNQGYCGKGGQSVPVTDGSPHVLLRDAVVGGQGV
- the lonB gene encoding ATP-dependent protease LonB, encoding MNNEDTINENIDKPEDIVESPVNETPSTPEEAGFTADPGKPGEGPKLISADTGDHSTEDAGQPGIKTEEIDLETLNSSSEIEVPKRLIDQVIGQDHAVEVIKKAAIQRRHVMMIGTPGTGKSMLAKAMAELLPKEDLQDILVYPNSDDSNTPIVRTVKAGRGKEIVNAHKAEAKKRAQTRNTMIMLLVFGIMGYAIITGQLLMGIIGAAFIFMALQYTRPKEEAMVPKLLVSSQKEGNAPYVDGTGAHAGALLGDVRHDPFQSGGLETPAHDRVEAGAIHKANKGVLFIDEINTLTPHSQQNLLTALQEGEFPITGQSERSSGAMVKTEPVPCRFVMIAAGNVDAIEGMHPALRSRIRGYGYELFMQDSMPDTEENQKKFIRFIAQEVKNDGKIPPFDKGAIEEIMREARRRSNRKGHITLKLRDMGGLIRVAGDMARQDDSEITTAEHVLKAKEIARSVEDQISGEITQRSREYELTVVSGAEIGRVNGLAVVGHDSGQVLPIMAEATPTQSKVGGEVIATGLLKEIAQESIKNISAIIKKLTQKDIKDMDIHIQFIGTYNGVEGDSASVSVATAVISAIEGIPVRQDVAMTGSLSVRGNVLPIGGVTYKIEAAAKAGITTIIIPESNLADVLIEDRYKEMVTIIPVKKFEDVLDIALVPEKKKDFMERVKELAKITPSEINIKAPPKPLHG
- a CDS encoding ribose-phosphate diphosphokinase; its protein translation is MKIIGAEHSQVLAAKTAHILGAELLSAEFRSFPDGELYVRADAPADDVVIIGSITDSDSLIQLLLLIDACEEADSLSLVIPYMGYARQDKKFRPGEPISARAVALALSQGIDRVYTINIHEDTVLDHFEVPAENISIAERISDYIRSMKPGNPLILAPDEGAADFASDVASFGGFEHDHLQKTRLSGTEVNIAPKNMDASGRTVFIVDDIISTGGTLATAAGMLKEQGAAEVHAACVHGVFTNGGYARLAAAGIKSVAASDTIESGASSFSAAESISAALRRR